In Candidatus Woesearchaeota archaeon, a genomic segment contains:
- a CDS encoding MBL fold metallo-hydrolase codes for MLKKITDKIWQVNEGSCCYFLATVEPIIIDTGIATKRKEVEQALRKVVSPERVKKVILTHFHYDHVGNVDLFPNAGFYASEEEIKDFTRAPHKAVANLDEAERFARVIGRVHALTNQFKVAGLEVIYTPGHTKGSVCLWYAQQKALFSGDTLFRKGMIGRTDLPTSVPEEMPKTLEKINQYPYEILCPGHEY; via the coding sequence ATGCTTAAAAAAATTACTGACAAAATCTGGCAGGTCAATGAAGGAAGTTGCTGTTATTTTCTTGCAACCGTAGAACCAATAATTATTGATACAGGCATAGCAACAAAACGGAAAGAGGTTGAACAAGCCTTGAGAAAGGTAGTCAGTCCAGAACGGGTTAAGAAAGTGATTTTAACTCATTTCCATTACGACCATGTCGGCAATGTTGATCTGTTTCCCAACGCAGGTTTTTATGCCTCTGAAGAAGAGATTAAGGACTTTACGCGTGCCCCCCATAAAGCAGTGGCTAATCTTGATGAAGCAGAGCGTTTTGCACGCGTCATTGGAAGGGTACACGCGTTAACAAATCAATTTAAAGTTGCTGGACTCGAAGTAATCTATACTCCAGGCCATACCAAAGGAAGTGTTTGTCTCTGGTATGCACAACAAAAAGCTCTTTTTTCTGGCGATACGCTTTTTCGAAAAGGAATGATCGGAAGAACAGATCTACCAACATCGGTACCAGAAGAAATGCCAAAAACATTAGAAAAAATAAACCAGTATCCCTACGAAATTCTCTGCCCCGGGCATGAGTATTAA
- a CDS encoding type II toxin-antitoxin system RelE/ParE family toxin, with the protein MYTIFTTDEFDKRFSKLDKIIQQQIEKEITQLEINPYVGKPLGYRFFREKKAKKYRIYYLIYEDYVVVFVITLSDKKGQQLAIDHIKDLIPFYKEEIKKRVKGLPLSSRV; encoded by the coding sequence ATGTATACAATCTTCACAACTGATGAATTTGATAAAAGATTCAGTAAACTTGACAAAATAATTCAACAACAAATCGAAAAAGAGATCACCCAACTAGAAATAAACCCCTACGTTGGAAAACCTCTGGGATATAGATTTTTTCGAGAAAAAAAGGCAAAAAAGTATAGAATTTATTATCTCATTTATGAGGACTATGTTGTTGTATTTGTGATAACACTTAGTGACAAAAAAGGACAACAACTGGCAATTGATCACATCAAAGATTTAATTCCTTTTTACAAAGAGGAGATAAAAAAAAGGGTTAAAGGGTTGCCCCTTTCTTCCAGAGTTTAA
- a CDS encoding M50 family metallopeptidase: MGEYIARLKQYYPFTKKELKDHLIVVVAFAFMIGFDDGSESFQLGHWLVNFLLTAVVVALVILIHETGHRMFALGSGYRSDFNLWPTGLIIGLIVTFITRGKFWILIPGGLVLHHMTYQRLGGFRYGLSTHWTGVTALFGPIYNIVAAMLVKQIMNMAGIEQGQFPLVDLFILINFAYAAYSLIPIPPLDGFFAFMGSRLTYIFGFAAAAGYVILYVLGVFSLIGALVIAGIVWWVFYTKVEAS; the protein is encoded by the coding sequence ATGGGAGAATATATTGCACGGCTGAAGCAGTATTATCCGTTTACCAAAAAAGAGTTAAAAGATCATCTTATTGTTGTTGTAGCATTTGCATTTATGATTGGATTTGACGACGGGAGTGAGTCATTCCAACTGGGCCATTGGCTTGTTAATTTCCTACTAACTGCTGTCGTTGTTGCCCTTGTTATTCTTATTCATGAGACCGGTCACCGTATGTTTGCATTAGGTTCCGGGTATCGATCAGATTTTAATTTGTGGCCGACAGGGCTGATCATTGGATTGATCGTAACGTTTATCACGAGAGGAAAATTCTGGATTCTGATTCCTGGTGGGTTAGTGCTTCACCACATGACTTACCAAAGATTAGGTGGGTTCCGTTATGGATTGAGCACCCATTGGACTGGAGTTACCGCGCTTTTTGGCCCGATTTATAATATCGTCGCTGCCATGCTTGTCAAGCAGATCATGAATATGGCCGGTATAGAACAGGGACAATTTCCCTTAGTAGATCTCTTTATTCTCATTAATTTTGCGTATGCTGCTTATAGTCTCATTCCGATTCCACCGTTAGATGGATTCTTTGCATTTATGGGGTCACGACTTACCTATATATTCGGATTCGCTGCGGCTGCTGGTTACGTCATCCTCTATGTCCTTGGCGTGTTTTCATTAATTGGAGCTCTGGTTATTGCTGGCATTGTCTGGTGGGTATTCTACACCAAAGTCGAGGCTAGCTAG